One genomic segment of Streptomyces niveus includes these proteins:
- the ftsW gene encoding putative lipid II flippase FtsW produces MPADDTAGNAPPPARPSAGGRPRAAAPSFTALPFAPAALTLPGGYAGAATGPARSLWPPGLALRGRAPGAAVRRPPAARGGSGAGFPHPPRGNRVRRMYERARRAWDRPLTAYYLIFGAGMLLTALGLVMVYSASMIKALELSLPGSYFFRKQFLAAVIGAALMLIASRMPGKLHRALSYPLLVGAVFLMVLVQVPGIGHAVNGNQNWIYLGGPFQLQPSEFGKLALILWGADLLARKHDKRLLTQWKHLLVPLVPVAFMLLGLIMLGGDMGTAIILAAILFGLLWLAGAPTRLFGGVLAVTVALGFVLIRTSPNRMSRLACIGATDPGPGDQCWQAVHGIYALASGGWFGSGLGASVEKWGQLPEPHTDFIFAITGEELGLAGTLSVLALFAALGYAGIRVAGRTEDPFVRYAAGGVTTWITAQAVVNVGAVLGLLPIAGVPLPLFSYGGSALLPTMFAVGLLIAFAREDPAAKAALAMRRPGVRWKTMRRRVKRRPSGER; encoded by the coding sequence ATGCCGGCCGACGACACCGCGGGCAATGCCCCGCCTCCCGCGCGTCCTTCGGCGGGCGGACGGCCGCGCGCCGCCGCACCGTCGTTCACCGCCCTGCCCTTCGCCCCGGCGGCCCTGACTCTGCCGGGAGGGTACGCGGGCGCCGCCACAGGCCCCGCGCGGTCGCTGTGGCCGCCCGGTCTCGCCCTGCGCGGCCGGGCTCCCGGAGCGGCCGTACGACGCCCTCCCGCCGCCCGTGGCGGCTCAGGCGCCGGGTTTCCCCACCCGCCGCGGGGCAACCGCGTACGGCGGATGTACGAGCGGGCCCGCCGCGCCTGGGACCGCCCCCTCACCGCGTACTATCTGATCTTCGGCGCCGGAATGCTGCTCACCGCGCTCGGTCTGGTGATGGTCTACAGCGCCTCGATGATCAAGGCGCTGGAACTCTCCCTGCCGGGCTCGTATTTCTTCCGCAAACAGTTCCTGGCCGCGGTCATCGGCGCCGCACTCATGCTCATCGCCTCCCGGATGCCCGGCAAACTGCACCGCGCGCTGTCCTACCCGCTGCTCGTCGGCGCCGTCTTCCTGATGGTCCTCGTGCAGGTCCCGGGGATAGGGCACGCGGTCAACGGCAACCAGAACTGGATCTACCTCGGCGGCCCCTTCCAGCTCCAGCCCAGCGAGTTCGGCAAACTGGCGCTGATCCTGTGGGGCGCCGATCTGCTCGCCCGCAAACACGACAAGCGGCTGCTGACCCAGTGGAAACACCTGCTGGTGCCGCTCGTCCCGGTCGCCTTCATGCTGCTCGGACTGATCATGCTCGGCGGCGACATGGGCACCGCCATCATCCTCGCCGCGATCCTCTTCGGACTGCTGTGGCTGGCGGGGGCGCCCACCCGGCTCTTCGGCGGAGTGCTCGCCGTCACCGTCGCCCTCGGCTTCGTCCTCATCAGGACCAGCCCCAACCGCATGTCCAGGCTCGCCTGCATCGGCGCCACGGACCCCGGCCCCGGCGACCAGTGCTGGCAGGCCGTGCACGGCATCTACGCGCTGGCCTCCGGCGGATGGTTCGGTTCCGGACTCGGCGCGAGTGTGGAAAAATGGGGCCAACTCCCAGAACCTCACACCGACTTCATCTTCGCCATCACCGGGGAGGAACTGGGGCTGGCGGGGACGCTGTCGGTACTCGCCCTGTTCGCGGCTCTAGGCTATGCGGGTATCCGCGTGGCCGGACGCACGGAGGACCCCTTCGTGAGGTACGCGGCGGGAGGCGTGACCACGTGGATCACGGCACAGGCCGTGGTCAACGTCGGCGCGGTGCTCGGTCTGCTGCCGATCGCCGGAGTCCCGCTCCCGCTGTTCTCCTACGGAGGTTCAGCCCTGCTGCCGACCATGTTCGCTGTCGGGCTGCTGATCGCGTTCGCGCGAGAGGATCCCGCCGCGAAAGCGGCCCTGGCCATGCGAAGGCCCGGCGTGAGATGGAAGACGATGAGACGGCGCGTCAAGAGGCGTCCGTCCGGAGAGCGGTGA